Proteins encoded in a region of the Halioglobus maricola genome:
- the feoB gene encoding ferrous iron transporter B — protein sequence MSSVILIGSPNSGKSLLFNRLTGLSQKVANFPGITVDVGTGPLQALPDKTLIDFPGTYSLQAISAEEEVAVERFEQSLDDPDVERVLCIIDATRLEKSLLFTLQVIRDCERRGKEVFVLANMIDVLDSHGLELDVAGLSAALHTPVMPISARSGKGVDEVVAALSRAVAPGARREHLMHTPDEILRGEAHSLARRYGPQGDILVREQNRLDSFFLHSLTGGVSFFVIMYLLFQSIFTWSAPAMDAVEMSLGWMADAIVPNIGNPLLADFTADALFGGIGAFLVFVPQIFVLTFVIGLLEDSGYMARAALICHKPLRLFGLTGKSFIPLLSGTACAIPAIYAARAIDSPRKRLLTYMAIPLMPCSARLPVYTLLIAAFIPSSTALGGLLGWQGLAMFGIYFFGMLCGLLVTAFVSRTSDDHYNDLPFVLELPPYRLPGLVPIVRNAWNRSKHFVTKAGKIIFTLALVIWVLGYFPNYGADLSESWLGQIGQVVEPIFQPMGLDWRYGVAIFASFAAREVFVGTLGTIFGIEGADENMVPLVDHIQGSGLPLGSGLALLVFFAISLQCISTLAILAKESASRSLTLKMFFGYFVLAYVAAVAVFQVTSLVTS from the coding sequence ATGAGTAGTGTGATCCTCATCGGTAGCCCGAATTCGGGCAAGAGCTTGCTGTTCAATCGTCTCACCGGCTTGTCCCAGAAGGTCGCCAATTTTCCGGGTATTACGGTGGATGTCGGCACCGGCCCGCTGCAAGCGCTCCCGGATAAAACCCTGATCGATTTTCCTGGCACGTATTCGCTGCAGGCGATTTCGGCCGAGGAGGAGGTCGCTGTAGAGCGGTTTGAGCAGTCTCTTGACGATCCGGATGTGGAGCGCGTGCTGTGCATCATCGATGCGACCCGTCTTGAGAAAAGCCTGCTGTTCACCCTGCAGGTGATTCGCGACTGCGAGCGGCGGGGCAAGGAAGTTTTTGTTCTGGCGAACATGATCGACGTCCTCGACAGTCACGGCCTCGAGCTCGATGTGGCGGGCCTGTCAGCGGCGCTGCATACGCCTGTGATGCCGATTTCGGCACGCTCTGGTAAAGGAGTCGATGAGGTCGTGGCAGCCCTGTCGCGAGCTGTGGCGCCCGGCGCCCGGCGTGAGCACCTGATGCATACCCCGGATGAAATCCTGCGCGGCGAGGCGCACAGCCTCGCGCGTCGTTATGGTCCCCAGGGTGACATTCTGGTCAGAGAGCAGAATCGCCTGGATAGTTTCTTTCTCCACTCCCTGACCGGAGGCGTCTCCTTCTTCGTCATTATGTATTTGCTGTTTCAGTCGATTTTTACCTGGTCGGCACCCGCGATGGACGCAGTAGAGATGAGTCTTGGCTGGATGGCCGATGCCATCGTCCCCAATATTGGCAACCCCTTGCTGGCCGACTTTACCGCTGATGCGCTGTTTGGCGGTATTGGGGCGTTCCTGGTGTTCGTACCACAGATCTTTGTTCTCACCTTTGTTATCGGACTGCTCGAAGACTCGGGCTACATGGCGCGGGCGGCACTGATCTGCCACAAGCCACTGCGTCTCTTTGGCTTGACTGGTAAGAGTTTCATTCCTCTGCTATCGGGGACAGCCTGTGCGATCCCCGCCATCTATGCTGCCCGGGCTATCGATTCGCCAAGAAAGCGCCTGTTGACCTATATGGCTATCCCTTTGATGCCCTGCAGCGCTCGCCTGCCTGTATACACACTGCTGATTGCTGCGTTTATTCCATCGAGTACCGCGCTCGGGGGGCTGCTCGGTTGGCAGGGCCTGGCCATGTTTGGGATCTATTTTTTCGGTATGCTTTGTGGTCTGCTGGTCACTGCTTTTGTTTCCCGCACCAGCGACGACCACTACAACGACCTTCCGTTTGTGCTTGAACTCCCTCCCTATCGTCTCCCGGGCCTTGTGCCGATCGTCCGCAACGCCTGGAACCGCTCCAAGCACTTTGTGACCAAGGCAGGCAAAATCATCTTCACTCTGGCCCTGGTCATCTGGGTATTGGGTTACTTCCCTAACTATGGCGCCGACCTCAGTGAGTCCTGGCTTGGCCAGATTGGCCAAGTGGTGGAACCGATATTCCAGCCTATGGGCCTTGACTGGCGCTACGGCGTAGCGATCTTCGCGTCCTTTGCCGCTCGCGAGGTGTTTGTGGGTACGCTGGGTACTATTTTCGGTATCGAGGGCGCAGATGAAAATATGGTGCCACTGGTAGATCATATTCAGGGCAGCGGGCTGCCGTTGGGCTCCGGGCTCGCATTGTTGGTGTTTTTCGCGATCTCACTACAGTGCATTTCCACCCTCGCTATTCTGGCCAAGGAGAGCGCCTCTCGCTCCCTGACCCTGAAAATGTTCTTCGGTTATTTCGTGCTGGCCTATGTCGCCGCAGTGGCTGTTTTTCAGGTGACCAGTCTCGTCACCAGCTGA
- a CDS encoding spondin domain-containing protein → MIKTRIAALSLALAASQVQAQSLDNIFAGFAGTPYEVTITNLTLGQSFTPQLVATHRGSEMMFSLGQPASAGLERLAEGGDTSGVLEELGNRVAYATTIDGLLGPGQSVTTTVMATGQEKFFSVAAMLLPTNDTFMAANGVKLPTQGKVTYMVPAYDAGTEANDQDCMNIPGPTCGGAPFSDPAEDDEGFVHISNGFHDLGGDTLSPAAYDWRNPVARVVVKRLN, encoded by the coding sequence ATGATCAAAACACGTATAGCAGCACTTTCACTCGCCCTTGCGGCTAGCCAGGTTCAGGCCCAGTCGCTCGACAACATATTCGCCGGTTTTGCCGGAACGCCTTATGAGGTGACGATCACCAATTTGACACTGGGGCAGAGCTTTACGCCGCAGCTGGTGGCCACCCACCGCGGTTCCGAGATGATGTTTAGCCTGGGACAGCCGGCTAGCGCAGGCCTGGAGCGCCTGGCAGAGGGCGGTGATACCTCCGGTGTGCTTGAAGAACTTGGCAATCGTGTGGCCTACGCCACCACGATCGATGGCCTCCTGGGGCCTGGCCAGTCAGTGACGACTACCGTAATGGCAACAGGGCAGGAGAAGTTTTTCTCTGTCGCCGCAATGTTGCTGCCGACCAATGACACATTTATGGCGGCCAATGGTGTGAAGTTGCCTACCCAGGGCAAGGTAACCTATATGGTGCCGGCTTATGACGCGGGTACCGAGGCAAACGATCAGGATTGCATGAACATTCCCGGTCCAACATGCGGCGGCGCGCCCTTCAGCGACCCAGCAGAAGACGATGAAGGCTTCGTGCATATCAGCAACGGCTTCCACGACCTGGGTGGCGACACCTTGAGCCCCGCCGCTTACGACTGGCGCAATCCTGTCGCCCGCGTGGTGGTAAAACGGCTAAACTAA